The region ATCGACATCTTCGCCCAGGTCTTTCGTTCCATCGCGGCGAATAAGCTGCGCTCGTTCCTGACCATGTTCGGCATCGCCTGGGGCGTGGCCTCGCTCCTGCTCCTCATTGGTCTTGGCGAGGGCTTTCGGTCCGGTCAGCGCCGTGGTCTCGCGCAGCTCGGTCAGGACGTCATTATGGCATGGGGTGGAACCATTCCTGCACTGCCGAATCAGCACACCGGTATGCGACCCTATAAGCTCACCGTCGCCGATACGGCAGCCATCCGGCAGCAGGCCCCGCACGTCCGTAATGCCACGGCATTCATCAATCGCGGCGATCTTAAGCAGGTCAGCGAATTCTCAAGCTCTGGCGGCTCCGTCATGGGAGTCCAGGCCAACTACACGGAGATTCGCAATCTTCCCCTCGCTCAGGGCCGTTTCTTCAACTCCGATGACGTCGCTCAGCGCAGAAGACTCGTCGTCCTGGGACAGAAGAACAACAAGCTGCTCTTTCCGGGCCGCCCCTCGCTGGGAGCCTTCATCACCATCAACGGAGCACGTTTCCAGGTCATAGGCGTCGCCGACAAGATCGGACGCGGCAACAACGACGGCGACAATCAGAAGCTCTACATTCCGCTCTCCACCATGCTCGAGCTCTTCCCCATGACGGGAGAGAACATTCCTGCCGACGCCGTCACCTCCATCCAGTACCAGCCCACCACGCCCGACCTGAATGAGACGGCAAAGGCCGAGGTCCATCGCATCATCGCCCAGCGCCACGGCTTCGATGCCTCTGTCAAAGATGCCTTCGAAGAGTGGGACACCATCAAATCCGAGCGCACCGTCGGGCTCATCTTTACCGCGATGGATGTCTTCCTCGGGGGCGTCGGCATCGTCACCCTGGCCCTCGGGGCCGTCGGCATCATTAACATCATGCTGGTCACCGTGACTGAGCGCACCAAGGAGATCGGCCTTCGCAAAGCCCTTGGGGCCACAAAACGCAGCATTCTGATCCAGTTCTTCCTCGAAGGACTGATGCTGACCGGCCTCAGCGGCATAATAGGCATTGCTGGTGCAGGGACGCTCATGTTCGCTCTCGGCAAGGCGATGGGAAATAACCAGATGGGATTCGACCCACCCCGGCTCGTTCCGTGGTCAGCGGCCATGGCCATGGGAACTCTCGTCCTTTGCGGTGTTGTCGCAGGCCTCTATCCGGCCAGTAAGGCCGCATCCCTCGAGCCCGTCGAAGCGCTCAGAAAGGAATAGCCCGATGATCAAGGACATCTTCCTTCAGGCGATGGAGGCCATGCGCTTCAACGGCCGGCGCACCGCAATCACCGTCGTCGGCATGGCCTGGGGCATCGCCACCGTGGTTCTGCTGCTGGCCTACGGAGCCGGCTTTGGCCGCGCCTTCGAGGCGATCTTCGCGCAGTGGGGAACCCACATGATCGGCGTCTTCCCGGGAACCACCAGCGAGCAGGCCGGAGGCACCAAGGCTGGCATCAAGGTCCGCTTCAAACAGGACGACATCGAGCGCATCCAGGAAACAGTCCCCGGCATCCTGCACATCTCTCCCATGCTCTGGAAGCAGGTCCCGGTACAGAACGATCTGCACTCCTTCACCTGGGAGGTCGATGGCGTCGCTCCCGAGCTCTCCGAGATCATGAACATCCAGATGGAGGAAGGCAGGTTCCTGTCTGCATCGGACATGCAGCAGCGCAACCACGTCGTCGTGATTGGATCTGAGGCGAAGACGAAGCTCTTCTCGGGCATGTTCCCCCTCGGCCAGAAGATCCATATCAATGGCATCAGTTTCGAAGTGATCGGGGTCCTGAAGCCAAAGATGCAGGAGGGGGATGACAACATCAACCGTGTCAGCTATATCCCGTTTCCGACGATGGGAGATATCAAGGACACCAAGTATCTCGACGGAATGTGGATGAGCTACAAAGGGGATCACATGGCTGTGGAGCACGCCCTGCGCAATGAGCTGGGGGCTGCCCATGGATTTCGTCCCACCGATAAGAACGCGATATGGGTGGCGAATATCATGTCGCAGCTCGCACAGTTCCGACTCATCTCCATCGGGCTCCAGGCATTGCTCCTGTTCATTGGAGTTCTCACGCTCGGCATCGCCGGTATCGGCCTGATGAACATCATGCTGGTCAGCGTGCAGCAGCGAACCCGTGAGATCGGCGTCGAAAAAGCCCTCGGCGCCCGCAAGCGCCATATCCTCTTTCAGTTCCTTGCCGAATCCATGGTGATCACCGGCGTCGGCGGGCTCGGAGGCATCCTGCTGGCATTTACGGTCAGCAAGCTTGTCGGCGGAATCACCTTCTACAGCGCCATCGCCACCAATGCCAGCGCGGCGGATATCTACCTGCTCATCTCGCCCAACATAGTCATCATCGCAACCACGGTTCTGGTACTCGTCGGCGTAGTCAGCGGAATGATCCCGGCAATCCAGGCCGCCAATCTCGATCCCATCGAAGCTCTGCGGTACGAATAGCGGCAAACCTCAGTCCGCGCCCAGAGGCTCCAGCCGAACATCCGTACTCGCGCCCGCGCCGGCTTCCTGGTCTTTGTACTGAAGCTGGTAGAGCTTCCAGTAGAGTCCTCGCTGCGCCAGCAGCTCCTGATGGCTTCCTTTTTCGCGCAGGTGGCCTTTATGCATCACCAGAATCGTATCGGCGCTCTGGATGGTGGAGAGACGATGCGCGATCAGGATGGAGGTACGTCCTGTGATCATGCGCGAGAGCGCCATCCGCACGCGAAGCTCCGTATCTGTATCGACAGAGCTTGTTGCCTCATCGAGGATCAGGATGCGTGGCGCATGCGCCAGCGCCCGGGCAAAGCTGATCAGCTGCTTCTGGCCGGTTGAAAGCGTGGCCCCGCGCTCCTGCACGGGCTCCTTGAACTGTCGTGGGAGCGTGCGAATGAAATCGCCGACGTTGACCTCATCGCACGCGCGTTCCAGCTGCTCGTCGGTGATCCACGAAGAGCCCAACCGAACGTTGTCCGCAATGGTTCCGGTGAAAAGAAAGGGATCCTGCAGGACGACGCCGAAGCGCCGGCGCAGTCTCGTCAGATCCTGCTTCCGGACATCCACATCGTCCACCAGGATCTCGCCGCGCTGAATATCGTAGAAGCGCATCATCAGAGCTGTAATCGTTGTTTTGCCCGCTCCTGTGTGGCCTACAATCGCGGCCGTCTCGTCCGGCTCGATCGTGAAGTTCACACCGCGCAGAATCCATTCGATGTCCGCAAAGGAGCCAAGCTCGTCTTCGGACGCCTTGCTGATCCTGGCAACCTGATGCTCGTCCAGATGCTGGTAGGTGAACCAGACGTTTCGGAACTCCACGCGGCCCGAGTTATCGCCGGCAACCGGATGGGACGGAGAGATGATCTCCGACTGGGTATCGAGCAGCTTGAAGATGCGTTCGGAGGCTGCCATTGCGGCCTGCAGGATGTTGTACTTGTCGCTAAGATCCTGAATGGGCCGGAAGAAGCGTTGCGCATACTGGATAAAGGCGATCAGCACGCCGAGCGTGACCGTCCCAAAGATGCTGTGATGAACGGTGCCCGAACCCGATGCCAGATAGGTATGGTTGGTCAGCCAGGTAAAGCTCTCCGTATGCAGTACGCTGATGCCGCCCCGCCAGATGACCAGCGCAATCGCCGTCGAGCTGAGAAGCTCGACGATCGGGTAGTAGAGCGCGTAGGCGAAGATGGCATCCGTCCAGGCCTTCTTATTCTCCGCATTGACCTCGGAGAAGTCGTTGAAGGCGCGCCTCTCGCGATTGAACAACTGCACGATGGCCATGCCGGAGACATACTCCTGCGTAAAGGCATTGATGCGTGCCGTCGCCGAGCGCTGGCGGCGATAACTATCGCGGACGTATTTGCGGAAGATGCTGGTGACGTAAAGAATCGCCGGAATCACCGAGATCGTCAGCAAGGCCAGCGGCCAGCTCATTCGCAGCATAATCATCACGATGAAGGCCAGCACAAAGACATCTTCAAAGATCGCCAGCACGCCCGAGGTAAACATCTCGTTGAGCGCATCCACATCCGAGGTAACCCGCGTCACCAGCCGTCCGACGGGATTGCGATCGAAGAACGCCGGCGACATGCGCTGCAAGTGGCGGAAGATCTGGCTGCGTAGATCGAACATGATCTTCTGGCCGGTCCACTGCATCAGGTAGGTCTGGACAAACTCCAGCACAAAGCTCAGCGACAGCGCTCCCAGATAAAGACCTGCCAGTTGTGTAATGCCCGTCAGGGGAGCGGAGCTGAGGTGGCGCGCCAGCCAGGAAAGATGCTCCGGTGGAGTATCCGTCATATAGGTATCGACCGCTACCTTTACCAGGTAAGGGCCCATCACATCGCTGGCTGCCTTAATCAGAATGGCGACCGCCGAAAGGATCACCTGAAGGCGATACGGCCCAAGGTAGGTCAGCAGCCGTCGCATCAGACGGCCGTCATAGACCTTACCTACGACGTCATCATCCTGCGCGGGCTTTTTTGCAGGTGCTTTGGAGGGTCTCCCGGCTGTCTTCTGGTCCGCCATCTATGTCTATTCTAGATGCTTACCGGCAGGGCAGGATGCGGAACTCTCCTATCGGGAGGTCGGAATTGTTGCCTCAGCAATACCTCGCACAGCGCCTTGGCTGGGGAGCTGGGCGAAGAGAATGAGTCGCATACCCGCAGGATCGGCCTCAGCCGGTGCTGTAATCTTGAAATCGACCGGGCCATGCGAAAGATCCCCGATCTTTCCCACCCTCGCAAACGCCCGGGCTACGCTGACATGGCTCAGCTGCTTTCCGCCATTCTCTCCCCCTTTTACTTCCGTCGATGCCGAAGGCTGAATCAGCACGGCATACAGATCGCCATGCGGCAGGGATGCCGCTCCATCCTGCACCGAGACCGATCCGGCGACAGTCCGCCCGTTGACCACAGGCGCAGACAGCGTCAGCCGAATCTTCTCCTTCTGTGCGGCCTGGGAGATCACGGCAAATGCTTTGGACGAGTCGCTGCCCAGAAACTGCGTCGCGCCATCCACAACCATCTGCGGCGTGTAGGAGTCCTCAAAATTCAGCCGGGGAGCATAGAAACCCTGCCTTTGCGTAAATCGAGCCGAAGAGAAGCGATCGCGCCAGCCCTGACGGTCCCAGTAATCGACATGTTCCTCCACCGCCACAATATGGGCCCCCGGAACGGGCTGCTGCGTCTGTAGTACGCCGAGAAGCTTGTCGGCAGGCGGGCAGCTTGAGCAGCCTTCCGACGTAAACAGCTCCACCAGAACGGGTGTCCCGGTCGAGGCAGTCTGCGATCGCGCAGGAGCGATTCCCGCAGACAGCAGAAGAGCTACAAAAAAGATCCTTAGCAAGATCACGGCAGGTCCTTTCCAGAAAGCCGCACCGGTCGGAATTCTATCGCTATGTTCGAGTGCCGCGCTCTTCCGTCGGTCACAAAATCTTCCTTCTGCACGACATGTGGATCGAGCAATAAGGTGGATTTGCTATGCTCGGCGTAAACCGTTCGCTGAGGCGGGAAGAGATGCTGCTCGAGTTACGCGCGGAAAACTATGCTGTGATCGATCAGGCTGTAGCCGGCTTTGGTCCCGGCCTGAACCTGATGACCGGTGAGACAGGCGCTGGAAAGTCCATCCTGATCGACGCCCTGCAGATGCTGCTGGGTGGCAAGGCCTCGTCCGACGTGGTACGCCACGGAGAAGAGCGGGCCGTTGTCTCCTGCGTCTTCGAGATGACCCCCGGAGCAGCGGCGGTCCTCGAGGCCAACGGAATCGATGCAGAAGGCGATGAGGTCGTGCTTCGCCGCGAGATCGCCGCCGGCGGCAAAGGACGCGTCTTCGTCAACAACCAATCCGCGACCGTCGGGGTGCTCAAGCTGCTCGCTCCGGAGTTGGCGCTGGTCCACTCCCAGGGCGAGACCATGGGTGCCTTTGACCAGGCGCAGCAGCGCACCCTGCTTGACCGGTTTGGAGAAATTACGACCGATGCCGTAACAATCGCATACGAGACATGGCGCAATACGGCTGCAAGACTCACGGAACTCGAAGCCGATGAGCAGGACCGTCTGCGTATGGCCGACCTTTGGCGCTTTCAGGCGAAAGAGATCGAGCAGGCCGGCCTGACCGCACCTGACGAAGACGGGCAGCTTGAGACAGAGAAGCGTGTGCTTGCAAACTCAGAGCGTGTCTACACCGCGGCCATGAGCGCCTACGAGCTCCTGTACGAGAGCGAAAGCGCTGCCGAGACGACCCTGGGATCCGCCTTGAAGCAGGTGGAAGACCTGGCGCGATTCGACGGGCGGTTCAGTGCGGCAGCCCAGCAGCTTGCAGCGGCCAAGGCTACCGTGGAAGATGTGGCCGCCGAAGTGCGCGAGTTCGCCGAAAACGCCAACGCCTCTCCGGGACGCCTGGAAGAGATCGAAGATCGACTGGCAGCGCTCGATAAGCTGAAGCGGAAGTACGGCCAGACGCTCGCCGAGGTCATCGCCTTCGGTGAAGAGGCCGTTCGCAGGCTGACCGAGGTGGAAAATCGCGATGCTCTGCTGGCAGAACTGAAGACGAAACAGGCTGCAGACGCGGAGGCATATCGTCTTGCGGCTGGCAAAGTCACAGCGGCCCGCAGGGAGGCGGCAAAGCGTCTGGAAAAGCTGGCCGTCGGGCAGATTAATGACTTGGCAATGAATACCCGTTTCGAGGTAGCAGTTCGCCCTGAGGAGCAGGAGTCAGGCTGGTCCTCGCATGGGTGGGATCAGGTCGAGTACCGCATCGCCACCAACCCCGGTGAGCCCCTCAAGCCGCTCAACGAGATCGCATCGGGCGGCGAGATGTCCCGCGTCATGCTAGCCCTGAAGGTGACCGTCGAAGAGGGAGCGCAGGGAACCGGCAAAAGAAAGAAGGCGCCGCTTCCGCGAACCCTTGTTTTCGATGAGATCGATATTGGAATCGGCGGCCGCGCCGCTGAAGCAGTCGGCAAAAAACTGAAGACGCTCTCCCGCGGACAGCAGGTGTTGTGTATCACCCATCTGCCGCAGATCGCCGCGTTCGCCGATCAGCACTTTCTCATCGAAAAGACAGAAAAGCGAGGACGCACGCAGACGGCCATTCGCCGGATGGATGAGACGGAACGTGCGCACGAGATAGCCCGAATGTTGAGCGGTGAAAAACTGACCGAGACGAGCCTGAAGCACGCCGAACATCTGCTGGCTGCCAGCCGCTGAGCGAATTCTCTTTTTTCGCTTCCGGAAGCAGTTTCGCACGCATCCCCATAGGAAGCAGTTTGCATCCCAAGAGGCACAAATAGCCTCCGGAGGGGGCCTCGCTATGAACAACACTCCCCAGAAATGCGCCAAACAGGGATGCAACTGCCCTCCTCAGCCAGGAAGCAAATACTGCTCGTCGCAGTGCGAAGACTCACGAAAGTTCATGACGCTGCGCTGCAACTGCGGACATCCCGGCTGCGACTCCTGATTCCTGGTAAAGGTATTTGAAAGGAAAGAGTTTAGTTGGATCGGAGCTGATTGCGCAGGCATGGATGGATGGTCGGATCTACCCGGAAAGCGGCACCACGCGAGATTCCCCGTGAAAGGGTGTTTTAACGTTTATCGCGGTATACTTAAGCGGTGACCACCACGACAACCCTCGATCCTGTAACCACCTCTGAGATCAACTCCCCAAGGCAGACCAAGCGGGTTCTCCTGCTCAAGCCTCGTGGCTTCTGTGCGGGCGTTGTCCGCGCCATCGATATTGTGCGGATTGCCCTCGAAGCCTTTGGTGCGCCAATCTACGTCCGAAAGGAGATCGTGCACAACAGCTATGTCGTGAACGATCTGGCCAAGAAGGGCGCCATCTTCGTCAATGAGCTGGATGAGGTTCCGGAAGGTGCAAGGGTCATCTACTCCGCCCATGGCGTCTCGCCTGCCGTGCGTCAGCGTGCGAAGGACCGGGGCCTCAAGGTCATCGATGCCACCTGCCCCCTCGTTACCAAGGTGCATGTGGAAGCGATCAAGTTCGCCAAACAGGGCTACTCGTTGGTTCTGGTCGGACATCGCGATCATGAGGAGGTCGAGGGAACCCAGGGAGAGGCTCCAGAGGTAACCCAGGTCGTCTCGACGGTGGAAGAAGTCGAGGCGCTGATCGTTCCGGACCCGGACAAGGTAGCCTATCTCACCCAGACGACGCTCTCGCTCGACGAGGCGAAGTACATGATCGATGCCCTCAAGAAGAAGTTTCCAAACATCGTAGGCCCCCATGCGCAGGACATCTGCTACGCAACCGAGAACCGCCAGACGGCGGTGAAGAACGTCGCGCACGGCGCAGACGTCGTTCTTGTTGTAGGATCGCGCAACAGTTCGAACTCCAACCGCCTGGTGGAGGTCTCGCAGAACCTTGGTACCAACTCCTACCTGATCGATAAGGCGGAGGACATCAAGCCGGAGTGGCTGGAAGGAATGAACGCGGTCGCTGTGACCGCAGGCGCATCCGCTCCCGAAGTGCTGGTCCAGGAGGTTGTTACCTACCTGCAGGCTAAGGGCTATGGCTCGGTCGACGAGGTCGAGGTAATGCCCGAGAACGTGCGT is a window of Edaphobacter sp. 12200R-103 DNA encoding:
- a CDS encoding ABC transporter permease, which encodes MRALIDIFAQVFRSIAANKLRSFLTMFGIAWGVASLLLLIGLGEGFRSGQRRGLAQLGQDVIMAWGGTIPALPNQHTGMRPYKLTVADTAAIRQQAPHVRNATAFINRGDLKQVSEFSSSGGSVMGVQANYTEIRNLPLAQGRFFNSDDVAQRRRLVVLGQKNNKLLFPGRPSLGAFITINGARFQVIGVADKIGRGNNDGDNQKLYIPLSTMLELFPMTGENIPADAVTSIQYQPTTPDLNETAKAEVHRIIAQRHGFDASVKDAFEEWDTIKSERTVGLIFTAMDVFLGGVGIVTLALGAVGIINIMLVTVTERTKEIGLRKALGATKRSILIQFFLEGLMLTGLSGIIGIAGAGTLMFALGKAMGNNQMGFDPPRLVPWSAAMAMGTLVLCGVVAGLYPASKAASLEPVEALRKE
- a CDS encoding ABC transporter permease encodes the protein MIKDIFLQAMEAMRFNGRRTAITVVGMAWGIATVVLLLAYGAGFGRAFEAIFAQWGTHMIGVFPGTTSEQAGGTKAGIKVRFKQDDIERIQETVPGILHISPMLWKQVPVQNDLHSFTWEVDGVAPELSEIMNIQMEEGRFLSASDMQQRNHVVVIGSEAKTKLFSGMFPLGQKIHINGISFEVIGVLKPKMQEGDDNINRVSYIPFPTMGDIKDTKYLDGMWMSYKGDHMAVEHALRNELGAAHGFRPTDKNAIWVANIMSQLAQFRLISIGLQALLLFIGVLTLGIAGIGLMNIMLVSVQQRTREIGVEKALGARKRHILFQFLAESMVITGVGGLGGILLAFTVSKLVGGITFYSAIATNASAADIYLLISPNIVIIATTVLVLVGVVSGMIPAIQAANLDPIEALRYE
- a CDS encoding ABC transporter ATP-binding protein, which gives rise to MADQKTAGRPSKAPAKKPAQDDDVVGKVYDGRLMRRLLTYLGPYRLQVILSAVAILIKAASDVMGPYLVKVAVDTYMTDTPPEHLSWLARHLSSAPLTGITQLAGLYLGALSLSFVLEFVQTYLMQWTGQKIMFDLRSQIFRHLQRMSPAFFDRNPVGRLVTRVTSDVDALNEMFTSGVLAIFEDVFVLAFIVMIMLRMSWPLALLTISVIPAILYVTSIFRKYVRDSYRRQRSATARINAFTQEYVSGMAIVQLFNRERRAFNDFSEVNAENKKAWTDAIFAYALYYPIVELLSSTAIALVIWRGGISVLHTESFTWLTNHTYLASGSGTVHHSIFGTVTLGVLIAFIQYAQRFFRPIQDLSDKYNILQAAMAASERIFKLLDTQSEIISPSHPVAGDNSGRVEFRNVWFTYQHLDEHQVARISKASEDELGSFADIEWILRGVNFTIEPDETAAIVGHTGAGKTTITALMMRFYDIQRGEILVDDVDVRKQDLTRLRRRFGVVLQDPFLFTGTIADNVRLGSSWITDEQLERACDEVNVGDFIRTLPRQFKEPVQERGATLSTGQKQLISFARALAHAPRILILDEATSSVDTDTELRVRMALSRMITGRTSILIAHRLSTIQSADTILVMHKGHLREKGSHQELLAQRGLYWKLYQLQYKDQEAGAGASTDVRLEPLGAD
- a CDS encoding thioredoxin family protein, translating into MILLRIFFVALLLSAGIAPARSQTASTGTPVLVELFTSEGCSSCPPADKLLGVLQTQQPVPGAHIVAVEEHVDYWDRQGWRDRFSSARFTQRQGFYAPRLNFEDSYTPQMVVDGATQFLGSDSSKAFAVISQAAQKEKIRLTLSAPVVNGRTVAGSVSVQDGAASLPHGDLYAVLIQPSASTEVKGGENGGKQLSHVSVARAFARVGKIGDLSHGPVDFKITAPAEADPAGMRLILFAQLPSQGAVRGIAEATIPTSR
- the recN gene encoding DNA repair protein RecN, translating into MLLELRAENYAVIDQAVAGFGPGLNLMTGETGAGKSILIDALQMLLGGKASSDVVRHGEERAVVSCVFEMTPGAAAVLEANGIDAEGDEVVLRREIAAGGKGRVFVNNQSATVGVLKLLAPELALVHSQGETMGAFDQAQQRTLLDRFGEITTDAVTIAYETWRNTAARLTELEADEQDRLRMADLWRFQAKEIEQAGLTAPDEDGQLETEKRVLANSERVYTAAMSAYELLYESESAAETTLGSALKQVEDLARFDGRFSAAAQQLAAAKATVEDVAAEVREFAENANASPGRLEEIEDRLAALDKLKRKYGQTLAEVIAFGEEAVRRLTEVENRDALLAELKTKQAADAEAYRLAAGKVTAARREAAKRLEKLAVGQINDLAMNTRFEVAVRPEEQESGWSSHGWDQVEYRIATNPGEPLKPLNEIASGGEMSRVMLALKVTVEEGAQGTGKRKKAPLPRTLVFDEIDIGIGGRAAEAVGKKLKTLSRGQQVLCITHLPQIAAFADQHFLIEKTEKRGRTQTAIRRMDETERAHEIARMLSGEKLTETSLKHAEHLLAASR
- a CDS encoding 4-hydroxy-3-methylbut-2-enyl diphosphate reductase → MTTTTTLDPVTTSEINSPRQTKRVLLLKPRGFCAGVVRAIDIVRIALEAFGAPIYVRKEIVHNSYVVNDLAKKGAIFVNELDEVPEGARVIYSAHGVSPAVRQRAKDRGLKVIDATCPLVTKVHVEAIKFAKQGYSLVLVGHRDHEEVEGTQGEAPEVTQVVSTVEEVEALIVPDPDKVAYLTQTTLSLDEAKYMIDALKKKFPNIVGPHAQDICYATENRQTAVKNVAHGADVVLVVGSRNSSNSNRLVEVSQNLGTNSYLIDKAEDIKPEWLEGMNAVAVTAGASAPEVLVQEVVTYLQAKGYGSVDEVEVMPENVRFGLPPEIVQAIASAPQPAQ